One window from the genome of Streptomyces sp. NBC_00708 encodes:
- a CDS encoding kinase, with the protein MTGAAPRPVGTRNTRLIVVRGNSASGKSSVAAGLRERFGRNLAVVGQDNLRRIVLRERDRPGGANIGLIDLTARYALDNGFHVVVEGILYADRYGPMLRDLVRAHRGVSRCYYLDVPYDETVRRHATKPDAEYLRHVTPGHLTDWFREKDLLPDSLETVIDADSTRDDTVDRILRESGLDRIQPIDR; encoded by the coding sequence ATGACGGGGGCAGCACCGCGGCCGGTGGGAACGCGGAACACGCGCCTGATCGTGGTCCGCGGCAACAGCGCCTCGGGCAAGTCCTCCGTCGCGGCCGGTCTGCGGGAGCGCTTCGGGCGCAACCTCGCCGTCGTCGGCCAGGACAACCTCCGGCGCATCGTGCTGCGCGAACGCGACCGGCCCGGCGGAGCCAATATCGGCCTGATCGACCTCACCGCCCGTTACGCCCTGGACAACGGCTTCCACGTCGTCGTCGAAGGCATCCTGTACGCCGACCGCTACGGCCCCATGCTCCGGGACCTGGTCCGCGCCCACCGTGGTGTCTCGCGCTGTTACTACCTAGATGTGCCGTACGACGAGACGGTACGCCGGCACGCGACGAAGCCGGATGCCGAGTACCTCCGGCATGTCACCCCCGGCCATCTCACCGACTGGTTCCGGGAGAAGGACCTGCTGCCCGACTCCCTGGAGACCGTCATCGACGCGGACAGCACACGGGACGACACGGTCGACCGCATCCTCCGCGAGAGCGGCCTGGACCGCATTCAGCCGATCGACCGCTGA
- a CDS encoding cytochrome P450, translating into MTTTGEQAAVAYPFHPPRGVRIDPEFARLRGRRPLARITMPYGGEAWLVTRYEDVRTVLADSRFSRAATLGKDVPRLVPLVQQVSSILTMDPPDHTRQRRLVAKAFTARRMRELRPRVESFVGQLIDRMVAKGPSADLVAGLTRPLPVLVICELLGVPFAERRLFYLWSEAMRSTGADAVAKMRRAGRLPWDYLAERIAVERENPSDNLLGTLVRARDDEDRLSEQELVSFAVTLLLAGHETTTDELGNFVYTLLTHPEHLERLRADPALLEPAVEELLRYVPIGTLSGFTRIATQDVRLGGGLVRAGEAVVVQADSANHDESVFENPEELDFDRVNNRHLAFGYGPHRCLGAQLAQIELRAAIGALITRLPGLALAVPEHEVPWKLGRSALGPEALPVTW; encoded by the coding sequence ATGACCACGACCGGTGAGCAGGCCGCCGTCGCCTACCCCTTCCACCCGCCGCGGGGTGTGCGCATCGATCCCGAGTTCGCCCGGTTGCGCGGCCGGCGGCCGCTGGCCAGGATCACCATGCCGTACGGCGGTGAGGCATGGCTGGTGACCCGGTACGAGGACGTCAGGACCGTGCTGGCCGACAGCAGGTTCAGCAGGGCCGCCACGCTCGGCAAGGACGTGCCCCGGCTGGTTCCGCTGGTGCAGCAGGTGTCGAGCATCCTGACGATGGACCCGCCCGATCACACCCGTCAACGGCGCCTGGTGGCGAAGGCGTTCACCGCTCGGCGGATGCGCGAGCTGCGGCCGAGAGTGGAGTCCTTCGTCGGTCAGTTGATCGACCGGATGGTCGCCAAGGGCCCGTCGGCCGATCTTGTGGCGGGTCTCACCAGGCCTCTTCCGGTGCTGGTGATCTGCGAGCTGCTGGGGGTGCCGTTCGCCGAGCGGCGGCTGTTCTATCTCTGGTCGGAGGCGATGCGCTCCACCGGGGCCGACGCGGTCGCGAAGATGCGCAGGGCGGGCCGGCTGCCCTGGGACTACCTCGCGGAACGGATCGCCGTCGAGCGCGAGAACCCCTCCGACAATCTGCTGGGGACGCTGGTCCGGGCGCGGGACGACGAAGACCGGCTCAGCGAGCAGGAGTTGGTGAGCTTCGCCGTCACTCTGCTGCTGGCAGGTCATGAGACGACGACGGATGAGCTGGGCAACTTCGTCTACACGCTGCTGACCCATCCGGAGCATCTGGAGCGGCTGCGTGCGGACCCCGCGCTGCTCGAACCCGCGGTCGAGGAACTGCTCCGCTATGTGCCGATCGGCACGCTGTCCGGATTCACCAGGATCGCCACGCAGGACGTACGGCTCGGTGGCGGGCTGGTGCGGGCGGGTGAGGCGGTGGTGGTGCAGGCGGACTCGGCCAACCATGACGAATCGGTGTTCGAGAACCCGGAGGAGCTGGACTTCGACCGGGTCAACAACCGTCATCTGGCCTTTGGTTACGGCCCGCACCGGTGTCTGGGTGCCCAGTTGGCGCAGATCGAGCTGCGGGCCGCGATCGGGGCACTGATCACCCGGCTGCCCGGCCTCGCGCTGGCTGTTCCGGAGCACGAGGTGCCGTGGAAGCTGGGCCGCTCCGCTCTGGGCCCGGAGGCGCTGCCGGTCACCTGGTAG
- a CDS encoding amidase family protein, protein MKMRSMAALTAILVVAPLIAVTPGPQAAARTRPGDSARSAESTLVGGIDLDTVTIPELQARMSRGALSSVRLTLAYLRRIKAVDPRINAVLRTSPTALGQAAASDLRRRLGRSRGPLDGIPVLLKDNVNTRDMPTTAGSLALAGKPPKNDAELVTKLRAGGAVILGKANLSEWANFRAAKPTSGWSAVGGQTHNPYVLDRNPCGSSAGSAAALAASLAQVAIGTETDGSIVCPAGMNAVVGLKPSLGVISQSGIVPISAEQDTAGPMARNVIDTALTLSVLSGGDTAQVGAGPDLAEAAARPGALRGKRIGLWRLPVLGTEVDALMTRTADRLRAEGAEIVEVDLPYQERLAELEFPALLSEFHRDIDAYLATRNGPRDLAGLIEFNRTHPQEQTCFAGQELFEQALAAPSTTDPEYVAMRTELADLSRRSIDEVMAAHGLDAIASPANPPAWTTDCGRGDNDVIPSSTPAAVAGYPSLSVPAGFVGELPVGLLLMAGDGQDADLLSLGAAVEHRLDGRHAPRYLPTVPTPR, encoded by the coding sequence ATGAAGATGAGAAGCATGGCGGCCCTGACCGCGATCCTGGTCGTGGCCCCCCTGATCGCGGTGACGCCCGGTCCGCAGGCGGCCGCTCGCACCCGCCCCGGCGACTCGGCGCGATCCGCCGAATCGACGCTGGTCGGCGGCATCGACCTCGACACGGTCACCATCCCCGAACTGCAGGCCCGTATGTCCCGCGGGGCGCTGTCCTCGGTCCGGCTGACCCTCGCCTATCTGCGCCGCATCAAGGCCGTCGACCCCCGGATCAACGCGGTCCTGCGCACCAGCCCGACAGCTCTGGGGCAGGCGGCGGCCAGCGACCTCAGACGCCGTCTCGGCAGGTCCCGCGGCCCGCTGGACGGCATCCCGGTCCTGCTGAAGGACAACGTGAACACCCGCGACATGCCGACCACCGCCGGCTCGCTGGCGCTCGCCGGGAAGCCGCCGAAGAACGACGCGGAGCTGGTCACGAAGCTCCGGGCGGGCGGCGCGGTGATCCTCGGCAAGGCCAATCTTTCCGAGTGGGCCAACTTCCGTGCGGCGAAGCCGACATCCGGCTGGTCGGCGGTGGGCGGCCAGACGCACAACCCGTACGTCCTGGACCGCAATCCCTGCGGCTCGTCCGCCGGATCGGCCGCCGCGCTCGCCGCCTCGCTGGCGCAGGTGGCGATCGGCACCGAGACGGACGGCTCCATCGTCTGCCCCGCCGGGATGAACGCCGTCGTGGGCCTCAAGCCGAGCCTCGGCGTGATCAGCCAGTCGGGCATCGTCCCGATCTCCGCCGAACAGGACACCGCGGGCCCCATGGCCCGTAACGTGATCGACACCGCGCTCACCCTGTCGGTCCTCAGCGGCGGTGACACCGCGCAGGTCGGCGCCGGCCCGGACCTGGCGGAAGCCGCGGCCCGTCCCGGCGCACTGCGCGGCAAACGCATCGGCCTGTGGCGGCTTCCGGTGCTCGGCACCGAGGTCGACGCCCTCATGACGCGCACGGCCGATCGGCTGCGAGCCGAAGGGGCCGAGATCGTCGAGGTGGACCTCCCGTACCAGGAACGGCTGGCCGAACTGGAATTCCCGGCGCTGCTCAGCGAGTTCCACCGGGACATCGACGCCTACCTCGCCACCCGGAACGGCCCGCGCGATCTGGCCGGGCTGATCGAGTTCAACCGGACCCACCCGCAGGAACAGACCTGCTTCGCCGGACAGGAACTCTTCGAACAGGCCCTCGCGGCACCGTCCACCACCGATCCGGAGTACGTGGCGATGCGCACGGAGCTGGCGGATCTGTCCCGCCGGTCCATCGACGAGGTCATGGCCGCGCACGGTCTGGACGCCATCGCCTCCCCGGCGAACCCGCCCGCGTGGACCACCGACTGCGGCCGCGGCGACAACGACGTGATCCCGTCGTCCACCCCCGCCGCTGTCGCCGGGTACCCCTCGCTGTCGGTGCCCGCCGGATTCGTGGGCGAGCTGCCGGTGGGGCTGCTCCTGATGGCCGGCGACGGCCAGGACGCCGACCTGTTGTCCCTCGGCGCGGCGGTGGAGCACCGGCTGGACGGCAGGCACGCGCCCCGGTACCTGCCCACGGTGCCGACACCGCGGTAG
- a CDS encoding WYL domain-containing protein — translation MSRPTGRVLTLLELLQSGGTRTVAELAGRLGVEGRTVRRYVRQLIDLDVPVESVRGRYGGYRLAPGYRLPPLMLGNDEALAVLLGLVAGRRAGLTATERTASETASAKIRRVLPKHIARRLDALLEDLAFTDQPGEFDTPDAEVLLTIADAVRHHRAVSIRYADRGGRHSERTLHAYGIVAHGGRWYVTGEDARLGENRTFRLDRIAYVRALPDTFEAPVDFDPAEHVLSGFASAEYRHEVVLRIHGTVEQIRAGLPASVARLEAQAPTAGEDARTPRWLGVELRAERLDWLPPVLASLDRPFVIERPAELRDLVAAFADRLASYATEPDRVADAHPRSATSG, via the coding sequence ATGTCCCGTCCCACCGGCCGTGTGCTGACGCTCCTGGAACTGCTGCAGTCGGGCGGCACCCGGACGGTGGCCGAGCTCGCCGGGCGGCTCGGCGTCGAAGGGCGCACCGTGCGCCGGTACGTGCGGCAGCTGATCGACCTCGATGTGCCCGTGGAATCGGTGCGGGGCCGCTACGGCGGCTACCGGCTGGCGCCCGGGTACCGCTTGCCCCCTCTCATGCTCGGCAACGACGAGGCGCTGGCCGTGCTGCTCGGCCTGGTCGCCGGCCGCCGGGCAGGTCTGACGGCGACGGAGCGCACGGCGAGCGAGACGGCATCGGCGAAGATCCGGCGCGTTCTGCCCAAGCACATCGCCCGCCGGCTCGACGCACTCCTGGAGGACCTCGCCTTCACGGATCAGCCCGGCGAGTTCGACACTCCGGACGCCGAGGTCCTGCTCACCATCGCCGACGCGGTGCGCCACCACCGGGCGGTCTCGATCCGCTATGCCGACCGCGGGGGGCGGCACAGCGAACGCACCCTGCACGCGTACGGGATCGTCGCCCACGGGGGCCGGTGGTACGTCACGGGCGAGGACGCCCGGCTCGGCGAGAACCGGACCTTCCGGCTCGATCGCATCGCATACGTGCGAGCCCTGCCCGACACGTTCGAAGCGCCCGTGGATTTCGATCCCGCAGAGCACGTGTTGTCGGGCTTCGCCTCGGCCGAATACCGGCATGAGGTGGTCCTGCGCATCCACGGGACGGTCGAGCAGATCCGCGCCGGCCTTCCGGCAAGCGTCGCAAGGCTGGAGGCGCAGGCACCCACGGCCGGCGAGGACGCCCGGACCCCGCGCTGGCTGGGCGTCGAGCTGCGGGCGGAGCGGCTCGACTGGCTGCCTCCCGTACTCGCCTCGCTCGACCGACCGTTCGTCATCGAGCGCCCCGCCGAACTCCGCGACCTCGTGGCCGCGTTCGCCGACCGTCTCGCGTCCTACGCCACCGAACCCGACCGCGTGGCCGATGCTCACCCCCGTTCAGCGACATCCGGGTGA
- a CDS encoding dihydrofolate reductase family protein: protein MSVIVIEFITLDGIVSDPDGSAGTPLGGWAFRYGPEAVAGDKFRLGSTLDEGVLLLGRATWQLFSRIWPGRDDPFSARMNAVPKLVASRTLRDDDTSAWANSRLLEGDLADAVERERRDVVVTGSLSVVDRLMAADLVDEYRLLTFPTVLGTGRRLFPVEGRHAELECLAAERVGAAVLTRHRRAAR from the coding sequence ATGAGCGTCATCGTCATCGAGTTCATCACCCTGGACGGCATCGTGTCCGACCCGGACGGGTCCGCCGGCACGCCGCTGGGCGGCTGGGCCTTCCGGTACGGCCCGGAGGCCGTCGCAGGGGACAAGTTCCGGCTCGGGAGCACGCTGGACGAGGGGGTGCTGCTCCTCGGGCGCGCCACCTGGCAGCTGTTCTCGCGGATCTGGCCGGGACGCGACGACCCGTTCTCGGCCCGGATGAACGCCGTCCCGAAGCTCGTCGCCTCCCGCACACTGCGCGACGACGACACATCGGCATGGGCGAACTCCCGGCTGCTCGAAGGCGACCTGGCCGACGCCGTCGAGCGCGAGCGGCGGGACGTGGTCGTCACCGGCAGTCTGAGCGTCGTGGACCGGCTGATGGCCGCGGACCTGGTCGACGAGTACCGGCTGCTGACCTTCCCCACCGTCCTCGGCACCGGACGGCGGCTCTTCCCCGTCGAGGGCCGCCACGCAGAGCTGGAATGCCTGGCCGCCGAGCGGGTCGGCGCCGCCGTCCTCACCCGCCACCGCAGGGCCGCCCGATGA
- a CDS encoding VOC family protein: MELVSIRIITGDVARLVGFYERVTGARATWANEDFAELRTAGATLAIGSTRTVPLFAPGSARPADNRSVIIEFLVDDVDAVYRNLTGFVTDFVNEPTTMPWGNKALLFRDPDGNLVNFFTPVTPAAIEKFAR, translated from the coding sequence ATGGAACTCGTCTCGATCCGCATCATCACCGGCGATGTGGCGCGCCTCGTCGGCTTCTACGAGCGAGTCACGGGGGCGCGGGCGACGTGGGCGAACGAGGACTTCGCCGAGCTCAGGACGGCGGGTGCCACCCTGGCGATCGGCAGCACCCGTACCGTCCCACTGTTCGCCCCCGGCTCTGCCCGCCCGGCGGACAATCGCAGCGTGATCATCGAATTCCTCGTCGATGACGTGGATGCCGTGTACAGGAATCTGACCGGCTTCGTCACCGACTTCGTCAACGAACCCACCACGATGCCCTGGGGCAACAAGGCCCTGCTGTTCCGCGACCCCGACGGAAACCTCGTGAACTTCTTCACCCCCGTCACCCCGGCGGCTATCGAGAAGTTCGCACGCTGA
- a CDS encoding AMP-binding protein, whose product MEETETPATPEPSVLRGPRSPYTAGDRIEVLLDRVAAEHPDAPALRHRDGTLTHAELVAAANRMAGALTTRGIAPGDVVVVRTERTPDTVITLLGLLKAGAVYACAPVDWPEARCAQLVRQTGAAHRLTPHTIRELRAASASHAPRTPAPAGTGTDAFCVFLTSGSSGTPKAALAPHRGVARTAIDVRRLHDGPLTSLQLSSTAWDVFALELWVTLINGGTCVLFDDTYLTGAHLRELVRDGVTVLSAATPVFAMLVDDDPGSLAGLTLLFVGGERLSADHVRRCLLAHPGLRLVNAYGPVENTINTTLWPASADRAGDDVPIGTPVTNTDIHLLDERRRIVPVGETGEIAVSGDGVSLGYLGSDTETARRFVTITDTDGATVRAYLTGDLARIGPDGELLFAGRADRQLKVRGLRIEPEEIERIVERVPGVGRCVVLGLPLGAPSATRTAAFYRAPDGTVPPARVREAVAEALPAGFVPDLWFAVDEFPLTANGKADQRALAALVADRETEHAGGPVDEGGTGARAGQPDGEGLTEAVRAVASGLLGYPVGPGDDLFDRGATSLTAMRLATRLGRLHARGIGPADIFRARTPRRIAGLLADAPAAPAPDDGGATEADPGPETGYVPKELPFIFGSFWTAMRGGSRLDEAVVPVVYRLRGKTDPALLAAALDHLVARHEVLRVRFGDDPDRPSVRVLPASEARGLLRRHGTSADLATAEHAATTAAMRPFDLAARSPIRAELFPVAGSDDAVLAISAHHIFFDGWSARLFSEELASTYAVLADGRIPSAAPPPSYFRIIAAHREQHRELLPKAVWARRRRMADAPELAFPLARDGLPWTGPAAEVPLAIDARMLADVGAAAATVHGTAMSVFYAAYVMLLRSCTGAPDPAVAVPVSGRYTEDESGLVGCMAGLLPLRLPATATSPAELAVAAAAELRTAMRPPLVPMGAVMPELPAGHRRHPLLQAYLLQEELPPTTLRLGEADAELIRIPSVNAGPELTVELWPHPAVGGVLRYRTDAIPAADARALADAYVAHVAEVVRALGADF is encoded by the coding sequence ATGGAGGAAACCGAGACCCCGGCCACCCCCGAGCCGTCCGTCCTGCGCGGCCCACGCTCCCCCTACACCGCGGGCGACCGCATCGAGGTCCTGCTGGACCGGGTCGCGGCCGAGCACCCCGACGCACCGGCCCTGCGCCACCGCGACGGCACGCTCACCCACGCCGAACTGGTGGCGGCGGCCAACCGGATGGCCGGAGCCCTCACCACCCGGGGCATCGCACCCGGCGACGTGGTGGTCGTCCGCACCGAGCGCACCCCGGACACGGTCATCACCCTCCTCGGCCTGCTGAAGGCGGGCGCCGTCTACGCGTGCGCACCGGTGGACTGGCCGGAAGCCCGGTGCGCCCAGCTCGTCCGGCAGACCGGCGCCGCGCACCGCCTCACCCCGCACACGATCCGGGAGCTGCGCGCGGCGAGCGCGTCCCACGCGCCCCGCACCCCCGCGCCGGCCGGCACCGGAACCGACGCGTTCTGCGTCTTCCTGACCTCGGGAAGCTCGGGCACACCGAAGGCGGCACTCGCACCGCACCGGGGCGTCGCCCGCACCGCGATCGACGTACGACGCCTCCACGACGGCCCCCTGACATCCCTTCAGCTCTCCTCGACGGCCTGGGACGTCTTCGCGCTCGAACTGTGGGTGACGCTCATCAACGGCGGCACCTGCGTGCTCTTCGACGACACGTATCTCACCGGAGCGCACCTGCGCGAACTGGTCCGCGACGGCGTCACCGTCCTCTCCGCCGCCACCCCCGTCTTCGCCATGCTCGTGGACGACGACCCCGGATCACTCGCGGGTCTCACCCTGCTCTTCGTCGGGGGCGAGCGCCTCTCGGCGGACCACGTACGGCGCTGTCTGCTCGCCCACCCCGGCCTCCGGCTGGTCAACGCGTACGGGCCCGTCGAGAACACCATCAACACCACGCTCTGGCCGGCCAGCGCGGACAGGGCCGGCGACGACGTGCCCATCGGGACCCCCGTGACGAACACCGACATCCACCTCCTGGACGAGCGGCGCCGTATCGTCCCCGTCGGAGAAACCGGCGAGATCGCCGTCAGCGGGGACGGGGTGTCTCTCGGCTACCTGGGGTCCGATACGGAGACCGCCCGGCGCTTCGTGACGATCACCGACACGGACGGCGCCACCGTACGGGCGTACCTCACTGGCGACCTCGCGAGGATCGGGCCGGACGGTGAACTGCTCTTCGCGGGCCGTGCGGACCGCCAGTTGAAGGTGCGCGGGCTGCGGATCGAGCCCGAGGAGATCGAGCGCATCGTCGAACGGGTGCCCGGAGTGGGGCGCTGTGTGGTGCTGGGGCTGCCGCTCGGGGCGCCCAGCGCGACCAGGACGGCGGCGTTCTACCGGGCGCCCGACGGCACGGTGCCACCCGCCCGGGTGCGGGAAGCGGTGGCCGAGGCGCTGCCCGCGGGGTTCGTCCCCGATCTGTGGTTCGCCGTCGACGAGTTCCCCCTCACGGCGAACGGCAAGGCCGACCAGCGGGCGCTGGCCGCTCTCGTGGCGGACCGTGAAACGGAGCACGCCGGCGGGCCGGTGGACGAGGGCGGGACGGGTGCGCGGGCCGGGCAGCCGGACGGCGAAGGGCTCACCGAAGCCGTGCGCGCGGTCGCGTCCGGACTGCTGGGCTACCCCGTCGGCCCCGGCGACGACCTCTTCGACCGGGGCGCCACCTCACTGACCGCCATGCGCCTGGCCACCCGGCTCGGCCGGCTGCACGCCCGGGGCATCGGCCCGGCGGACATTTTCCGGGCCCGCACACCTCGCCGCATCGCCGGACTCCTCGCCGACGCCCCGGCCGCCCCGGCACCGGACGACGGGGGAGCGACGGAGGCGGACCCCGGCCCCGAGACCGGGTACGTGCCGAAGGAACTCCCTTTCATCTTCGGCAGTTTCTGGACGGCGATGCGGGGCGGCAGCCGCCTCGACGAGGCCGTGGTGCCCGTGGTCTACCGGCTGCGCGGCAAGACCGACCCCGCCCTGCTGGCTGCCGCCCTGGACCACCTGGTCGCCCGTCACGAGGTGCTGCGCGTCCGGTTCGGCGACGACCCCGACCGGCCATCGGTGCGCGTCCTGCCGGCGAGCGAGGCGAGGGGACTGCTGCGGCGGCACGGTACGAGCGCCGACCTGGCCACCGCGGAGCACGCGGCCACCACGGCGGCGATGCGCCCCTTCGACCTGGCGGCCAGAAGCCCGATCAGGGCCGAGCTCTTCCCGGTGGCGGGCAGCGACGACGCGGTCCTCGCGATCAGCGCCCATCACATCTTCTTCGACGGCTGGTCGGCGCGGCTGTTCAGCGAAGAACTCGCTTCCACCTACGCGGTGCTGGCCGACGGCCGGATACCTTCGGCCGCGCCGCCGCCCTCGTACTTCCGTATCATCGCCGCCCACCGTGAGCAGCACCGCGAGCTGCTGCCCAAGGCGGTCTGGGCCCGGCGCAGGAGGATGGCCGACGCCCCTGAGCTGGCCTTCCCCCTCGCACGGGACGGCCTGCCGTGGACCGGGCCCGCCGCCGAGGTGCCCCTCGCGATCGACGCGCGGATGCTGGCGGACGTGGGCGCGGCGGCGGCCACCGTCCACGGCACGGCCATGTCGGTCTTCTACGCCGCGTACGTCATGCTGCTGCGGTCCTGTACGGGGGCACCCGACCCGGCGGTCGCGGTCCCGGTGAGCGGCCGCTACACCGAGGACGAGAGCGGGCTCGTCGGCTGCATGGCGGGGCTGCTCCCGCTGCGGCTGCCCGCCACGGCCACGAGCCCGGCCGAGCTGGCCGTCGCGGCCGCCGCCGAACTGCGGACGGCGATGCGGCCGCCCCTGGTGCCGATGGGGGCGGTGATGCCCGAGCTCCCCGCCGGACACCGGCGCCACCCCCTGCTGCAGGCGTATCTGCTTCAGGAGGAACTCCCGCCCACCACACTGCGGTTGGGCGAGGCGGATGCCGAGCTGATCCGGATTCCCTCGGTGAACGCGGGACCCGAGCTGACTGTGGAACTCTGGCCGCATCCGGCCGTCGGCGGCGTGCTGCGCTACCGGACCGACGCGATTCCCGCGGCCGACGCGCGCGCCCTGGCCGACGCGTATGTGGCCCATGTGGCCGAGGTCGTCCGGGCCCTCGGCGCCGACTTCTGA
- a CDS encoding sigma-70 family RNA polymerase sigma factor → MEFESHRGELVAFCYRMTGSVHDAEDLVQETLLRAWKARDRYDPARAAVRTWLYRIATNVCLTALEGRGRRPLPSGLGAPSGDPGAPLTPAPDVPWLHPFPDARFDVEARADLRLAWVAAVQVLPARQRAVLVLRDVLQFTAAEVGEQLGTTVAAVNSALQRARAALADVGDAGEVGEPDDPEVRAVIARYMRAFEAADVPALVRLLADDAVLEMPPVPLWYRGSRDYGRFMERVFRMRGSGWGMRELTANGQPALAAYAPGPGGGHRLHTLQVFTVTEGRIARNVVFADPRVFEAFELPGEIFLNEFGRQR, encoded by the coding sequence GTGGAATTCGAGTCGCACCGGGGTGAGTTGGTGGCGTTCTGCTACCGGATGACGGGATCGGTGCACGACGCCGAGGATCTGGTGCAGGAGACGCTGCTGCGCGCCTGGAAGGCCCGTGACCGCTACGACCCCGCACGCGCGGCGGTACGGACCTGGCTGTACCGGATCGCGACCAACGTGTGCCTCACCGCGCTGGAGGGCCGCGGGCGCCGTCCGCTGCCCTCCGGGCTGGGCGCACCGAGCGGCGACCCCGGGGCGCCCCTGACTCCGGCCCCGGACGTGCCCTGGCTGCACCCGTTCCCTGACGCGCGGTTCGACGTGGAGGCCAGGGCCGACCTGAGACTGGCGTGGGTGGCCGCGGTGCAGGTGCTCCCGGCGCGGCAGCGGGCGGTACTGGTGCTGCGCGACGTCCTGCAGTTCACCGCCGCCGAGGTCGGCGAGCAACTGGGGACCACGGTCGCGGCGGTCAACAGCGCGTTGCAGCGGGCGCGCGCCGCCCTTGCCGACGTGGGCGACGCCGGTGAGGTCGGCGAGCCCGACGATCCCGAGGTGCGCGCGGTCATCGCGCGGTACATGCGGGCGTTCGAGGCGGCGGACGTGCCCGCGCTGGTGCGGCTGCTGGCCGACGACGCGGTGCTGGAGATGCCCCCGGTGCCGTTGTGGTACCGGGGCAGCCGGGACTACGGCAGATTCATGGAGCGGGTGTTCCGGATGCGCGGCAGTGGCTGGGGCATGCGGGAGCTCACCGCCAACGGACAGCCCGCGCTCGCCGCCTACGCGCCGGGACCCGGCGGCGGGCACCGGCTGCACACCTTGCAGGTTTTCACCGTCACCGAGGGCCGCATCGCGCGCAACGTCGTGTTCGCCGATCCGCGCGTTTTCGAGGCCTTCGAGCTGCCGGGAGAGATTTTCCTGAACGAGTTCGGCCGGCAGCGATGA